The Bradyrhizobium sp. WSM471 genome includes the window CCGGCGTCGAGATCGAGGGCTTGACGCTCGGCGTCGTCGGGCTCGGCAAGCTCGGCAGCAAGATGGCAGGCATTGCGAAGGCGTTCGGCATGAACGTGATCGCCTGGAGCCCGAATCTGACCCCGGAGAAGTGCGCGGCCGCCGGCGTCGGCTACGCCACCAAGGAGGAGCTGTTCGCCAAGGCCGATATCGTCAGCATCCATGTGGTGCTGAGCGAACGCTCCCGCGGGCTGATCGGGGCTGCCGACCTCGCGCGGATGAAACCGACGGCCTTCCTCGTCAACACCGCGCGCGGGCCGATCGTGGACGAGCAGGCGCTGCTCGAGGCGTTGCAGCAGAAGAGGATTGCAGGCGCCGGCATCGACGTCTTCTCGGTCGAGCCGCTGCCGACGAACCATCCGTTCCGCAAGCTCGACAATCTCGTGCTGACGCCGCATCTCGGCTACGCCACCGAGGACGGCTTGCGCATCCATTACGGCCAGATGGTCGAGGCGATCGACGCCTTCACCAAGGGCGGCGAGCTGCCGCGGAAGCTGGCCTGAAGCC containing:
- a CDS encoding D-2-hydroxyacid dehydrogenase family protein gives rise to the protein MTRLRCAILDDYFNLALDLADWQSLSDRIDVTVFSHPFASEQAAASALADFEIVCAMRERTAFPKSLFESLPKLRLLLTSGMRNASIDMEAAKARGVTIGGTQYSRDPTAPLTMGLILELTRGIGRENARMHAGEPWQAFAGVEIEGLTLGVVGLGKLGSKMAGIAKAFGMNVIAWSPNLTPEKCAAAGVGYATKEELFAKADIVSIHVVLSERSRGLIGAADLARMKPTAFLVNTARGPIVDEQALLEALQQKRIAGAGIDVFSVEPLPTNHPFRKLDNLVLTPHLGYATEDGLRIHYGQMVEAIDAFTKGGELPRKLA